A single genomic interval of Leptospira montravelensis harbors:
- a CDS encoding histidine kinase dimerization/phosphoacceptor domain -containing protein gives MPLTELKQSLGHILLVEDEAILAISQSEFLKNKGYSVQYVSNSSDAYDYITAGEKVDLILMDINLSDGMDGIQLAEKILSFREIPILFVSGYSDNKILDRVCKIKHYGYVPKVSSPDIVECMIRSALQLYRAEQTLAFREKELRITFEAMGDGVIVLSPEGLIREINHKALDMLGYAKTDVLEKDLNSYLYLVQADARTRVSYPFLNSNVEFLKTERRNDLIIVSRSGRETPVTETISPILDSEKKLNGIVIVFRQTPNTPVMVPPKDGESLYAKVFQLSPIAMAISTVKDGTYLDLNSAMETIFQFDKAKVVGKKTDEFKAWSNVDQNERLNKIYKEKGRMSGERMSVEHNDGSKFEVLVFSQAFEIAGERFILWINLDVTKILDMENRLAKSLEEKDVLLKELQHRVKNTLAIISGLLNLESFKVENEVAKQSFLNAQSRIMSMSKVYENLYQSEDLESVDLRKYIEDLVYSLHDIFVLNPTKIRFDVKLDEIRLDLKRTLPLGLILNELLTNALKYAYPNEKGGDIRIQLSRSNENIILSVGDDGEGLPDSVNIEKGNHFGYELIRSLTSQLKGVFSSISKKGEGLHIMISFPHNSKD, from the coding sequence ATGCCACTTACGGAACTCAAACAAAGTTTAGGTCATATCCTTCTGGTGGAAGATGAAGCCATATTGGCTATCTCACAGTCGGAATTTTTGAAAAACAAAGGGTATTCCGTTCAGTACGTTTCCAATTCCAGTGACGCATATGATTACATAACAGCAGGTGAGAAGGTAGATTTAATCCTAATGGATATTAATCTATCTGATGGTATGGATGGAATCCAACTGGCAGAAAAAATTCTCTCCTTTCGTGAGATTCCAATTCTATTTGTCAGTGGGTATTCAGATAATAAAATATTGGATAGGGTTTGTAAAATAAAACACTACGGTTATGTTCCTAAAGTTTCCAGTCCTGACATAGTGGAATGTATGATTCGATCGGCACTGCAACTTTATAGGGCTGAACAAACGTTAGCTTTTAGGGAAAAAGAACTTCGTATTACTTTTGAAGCAATGGGTGATGGAGTAATTGTTCTTTCACCTGAAGGTTTGATTCGAGAAATCAACCACAAAGCCTTGGATATGTTAGGTTATGCAAAAACTGACGTATTGGAAAAGGATCTAAACTCTTATTTATATTTGGTGCAAGCAGATGCTAGAACTAGGGTTTCCTATCCTTTTTTAAACTCGAATGTAGAATTTTTGAAAACAGAACGTAGGAACGATTTAATCATTGTCTCTCGCTCTGGTCGCGAAACTCCTGTTACAGAAACTATTTCGCCAATTTTGGATAGTGAAAAAAAATTAAACGGTATAGTAATTGTATTTAGACAAACACCGAACACACCAGTGATGGTTCCTCCCAAAGATGGAGAAAGTCTCTATGCAAAAGTGTTCCAACTAAGCCCGATTGCAATGGCTATCTCAACAGTAAAAGATGGAACTTATTTGGATTTGAATTCCGCAATGGAAACTATTTTTCAATTTGATAAAGCAAAAGTAGTCGGTAAAAAAACGGATGAATTTAAGGCCTGGAGTAATGTAGATCAAAATGAAAGGTTAAACAAAATATATAAAGAAAAAGGCAGAATGTCTGGAGAAAGGATGTCTGTCGAACATAATGATGGATCTAAGTTTGAAGTGCTTGTGTTTAGCCAGGCCTTCGAAATTGCAGGTGAACGTTTCATTTTATGGATCAACTTAGATGTAACCAAAATCCTAGACATGGAAAACCGTTTAGCAAAGTCTTTGGAAGAAAAAGACGTACTCTTAAAAGAATTACAACACCGAGTCAAAAATACATTAGCTATCATTTCAGGACTTTTAAATTTAGAATCTTTTAAGGTCGAGAATGAGGTCGCAAAACAATCATTTTTAAACGCTCAGTCTCGTATCATGTCTATGTCGAAGGTATATGAAAACCTGTACCAATCAGAAGATTTGGAGTCTGTTGATTTAAGAAAATATATTGAAGACTTGGTATATAGTCTTCATGATATTTTCGTACTCAATCCTACAAAAATAAGATTCGATGTAAAGTTAGATGAAATTCGTTTAGATCTAAAACGCACTTTGCCACTTGGATTAATATTAAACGAATTATTGACCAACGCACTGAAATATGCATATCCAAATGAAAAAGGTGGAGATATTCGAATTCAATTGTCTCGTTCCAATGAAAACATCATATTATCAGTCGGGGATGATGGTGAAGGTTTACCTGATTCAGTGAATATAGAAAAAGGAAACCATTTTGGTTATGAATTGATTCGAAGTTTAACTTCCCAACTTAAAGGAGTATTTTCTTCTATTTCTAAAAAAGGGGAAG
- a CDS encoding 6-carboxytetrahydropterin synthase: MFTQENGKFYVRIEGRFESAHFLYQYFADGSDEPIHGHSWKVEVFLEGNKNIRPDGISYDFLTARTKLMELVHSIDHILINDHPDFKGVNPTSENVARWFYFGMKEDVKSSEGRIRRIIIHEGPENLAYFEP; this comes from the coding sequence ATGTTTACCCAGGAAAACGGGAAATTTTATGTTCGGATCGAGGGGCGGTTTGAGTCTGCCCATTTTCTCTACCAGTATTTTGCCGATGGCTCCGATGAGCCCATCCACGGCCATTCCTGGAAGGTAGAGGTATTTTTAGAGGGAAATAAGAACATCCGACCGGATGGTATTTCTTACGATTTTTTGACCGCGCGCACCAAACTAATGGAACTAGTCCACTCCATTGACCACATTCTCATTAACGACCACCCTGATTTTAAAGGAGTCAACCCTACCTCTGAAAATGTAGCCCGTTGGTTTTATTTTGGAATGAAAGAAGATGTAAAGTCCTCTGAAGGCAGAATTAGAAGGATCATCATTCACGAAGGTCCAGAAAACCTCGCTTACTTTGAGCCATAA
- a CDS encoding DUF1858 domain-containing protein produces MTETTKPRFFKEMTVGEAIAIHPEAGLVFSSYHLGGCSHCSINEVETIEQVCMGYGVEVDTLIDSLNNLFSEE; encoded by the coding sequence ATGACTGAAACAACAAAACCGCGCTTTTTTAAAGAAATGACTGTGGGCGAAGCGATCGCAATCCATCCGGAAGCAGGGCTTGTTTTCTCCAGCTACCATTTAGGTGGATGTTCACATTGCTCTATTAACGAAGTAGAAACGATTGAACAAGTTTGTATGGGATATGGTGTAGAAGTAGACACTCTTATCGACTCACTGAACAACCTTTTCTCAGAAGAATAA
- a CDS encoding DUF2721 domain-containing protein, with the protein MDNLTYSIPGLLFPAISLLMLAYTNRFFGLAKLSRQLLSEYETSKSEILKKQIHNLRFRISLILYAQSAGIFSLILCTCSMGMIPFYNIVAWVLFASSLLFMVISLILALIEIHLSVIALDLERNSILNSNDNLSKM; encoded by the coding sequence ATGGACAACCTAACATACAGTATACCTGGTTTATTATTTCCCGCAATTTCTTTGCTTATGCTAGCCTACACCAATCGTTTTTTTGGACTGGCAAAACTTTCGAGACAACTTTTATCGGAATATGAAACATCCAAATCCGAAATTTTAAAAAAACAAATTCATAACTTACGATTTCGTATTTCTTTGATCCTATACGCACAAAGTGCAGGAATTTTTAGTTTGATCTTATGTACTTGTTCAATGGGAATGATCCCATTTTATAATATTGTGGCTTGGGTTTTATTTGCCTCTTCGCTACTTTTTATGGTAATCTCACTCATCTTAGCTCTGATAGAAATCCATTTATCGGTGATCGCATTAGACTTAGAACGAAATTCGATTTTAAATTCGAATGACAATCTTTCCAAAATGTGA
- a CDS encoding zinc-dependent alcohol dehydrogenase family protein, whose product MKQAQIQSFGLDHLKIVEVSEPAKPNPTEVLVRIRAASLNYRDSLVVEGKYNPKFPLPLVPCSDGAGEVVAIGSEVSEWKVGDRVLLTFAPKWISKEATHAEMRNTIGGPLPGTLREFALVPETGLVRIPTHLSYEEASTLPCAALTAWSGLFQFSQLKPGEFVVVQGTGGVSIFALQFAKLVSAKVILTSSSSEKLERGKELGADYLINYKETPDWGKEVRRITEKVGADHIIEVGGAGTLEQSIAACRPFGVIHLIGILAGKSGELNLLPAVMNNLKIQGLVVGGRKAFIEMNQAIEASGLCPIVDKVFSLEESTDAIRYLRSGSHFGKIVIRI is encoded by the coding sequence ATGAAACAAGCTCAAATCCAAAGTTTTGGTCTAGATCATTTAAAAATTGTTGAGGTTTCGGAACCGGCAAAACCAAACCCAACTGAAGTTTTGGTCCGAATCCGCGCTGCATCGTTAAACTATCGAGATTCTTTAGTAGTTGAAGGAAAATACAATCCTAAATTTCCGCTACCTTTGGTTCCTTGTAGTGATGGAGCAGGCGAGGTTGTTGCAATCGGTTCAGAAGTAAGCGAATGGAAGGTGGGAGATCGTGTTCTTCTTACGTTTGCACCAAAGTGGATTTCAAAAGAAGCAACCCATGCAGAAATGCGTAATACCATTGGTGGTCCTCTCCCTGGCACCTTACGCGAGTTTGCATTGGTTCCGGAGACAGGACTTGTTCGAATTCCTACCCATTTGTCTTATGAAGAAGCCTCTACTTTACCATGCGCGGCTCTAACTGCTTGGTCTGGATTATTTCAGTTTAGCCAATTAAAACCTGGTGAATTTGTCGTCGTACAAGGAACAGGTGGAGTTTCTATCTTTGCATTGCAGTTTGCAAAGTTGGTTAGTGCCAAAGTCATTCTTACTTCTTCCAGCAGTGAAAAATTAGAACGTGGAAAAGAATTAGGTGCTGATTACTTAATCAATTATAAGGAAACTCCAGATTGGGGAAAGGAAGTTCGTAGGATCACAGAAAAAGTGGGAGCTGATCATATCATTGAAGTGGGTGGGGCCGGAACCTTAGAACAATCTATTGCCGCCTGTCGTCCGTTTGGTGTGATCCATTTGATAGGAATTCTCGCAGGAAAATCAGGAGAACTCAATTTACTTCCTGCAGTGATGAACAATTTAAAAATCCAAGGTTTGGTGGTTGGTGGCAGGAAGGCTTTTATCGAAATGAACCAAGCGATCGAAGCTTCGGGTCTTTGTCCAATTGTCGATAAAGTATTTTCTTTGGAAGAATCTACGGATGCGATACGATATTTACGATCGGGATCACATTTTGGAAAGATTGTCATTCGAATTTAA
- a CDS encoding VOC family protein has product MYPRINLITLGVSDLQRSINFYEKGLGWKLSKESNDNVAFFQIGALVFGLFGEKALAEDIGIPFQNRQEFSGITLAQNQTSEAEVDAVINKVRSLGAIILKEPQKVFWGGYSGYFKDFDGHIFEVAYNPFFPLNEKGEIILSK; this is encoded by the coding sequence ATGTATCCTCGAATCAATTTAATCACACTTGGTGTTTCTGATTTACAACGTTCCATAAATTTTTATGAAAAGGGACTCGGTTGGAAACTTTCAAAAGAAAGTAATGATAATGTGGCTTTTTTTCAAATTGGTGCCCTTGTTTTTGGGTTATTTGGTGAAAAAGCATTGGCAGAAGATATTGGAATTCCTTTTCAGAATCGACAAGAGTTTTCAGGAATCACTTTGGCTCAAAACCAAACAAGCGAAGCAGAAGTTGATGCCGTAATTAATAAGGTGCGCTCGTTAGGTGCAATTATTCTCAAAGAACCGCAAAAAGTTTTTTGGGGTGGATATAGTGGATATTTTAAAGATTTTGACGGTCATATTTTTGAAGTAGCTTACAACCCTTTTTTCCCTTTGAATGAAAAAGGTGAAATTATTCTAAGCAAATAA
- the ccrA gene encoding crotonyl-CoA carboxylase/reductase, translating into MSNVEIVPVGELPPIGVVPKKMHAQVIRPERYGEPKTSFQSEVIDVPEIGPNEVLVATMAAGVNYNNVWAALGYPVDVIAARNKKGEPEKFHIGGSDASGIVYKVGSEVKNVKVGDEVVVHCAMWDPKDPWVLSGKDPMYAPSQIIWGYESNWGSFAQFCKVQDHQCLPRPQHLTWEASAAYMLVAATAYRMLHHWKPNDVKPGDVVLIWGGAGGLGAMAIQIVKAAGGIPIAVVSSDDKIDFCKNLGAAGVINRNKFKHWGGLTSDINKPEAFVEWTKQAREFGKAIWDIAGKGKNPQIVFEHPGETTLPTSVFVCETGGMVVICAGTTGFNATADLRYLWMRQKRLQGSHFANDDNCRDLNQLVIDKKVDPVLAQTFTFDQTGECHQLMRENKHPAGNMSILVGAKTTGLGKK; encoded by the coding sequence ATGAGCAACGTAGAAATCGTACCAGTAGGGGAACTTCCTCCTATTGGAGTTGTGCCCAAAAAAATGCACGCGCAGGTCATTCGCCCGGAACGTTACGGCGAGCCGAAAACTTCTTTCCAATCAGAAGTCATTGATGTTCCGGAGATCGGTCCGAACGAAGTTCTCGTTGCGACCATGGCAGCCGGAGTGAACTATAACAACGTTTGGGCAGCCCTTGGCTATCCTGTTGATGTAATTGCTGCTCGTAACAAAAAAGGCGAACCAGAAAAATTCCACATAGGTGGATCAGATGCCTCTGGTATTGTCTATAAAGTTGGGTCAGAAGTTAAAAATGTAAAAGTGGGCGACGAGGTTGTTGTTCATTGCGCAATGTGGGATCCAAAAGATCCGTGGGTTCTTTCTGGTAAAGATCCAATGTATGCACCTTCCCAAATCATTTGGGGATATGAATCCAACTGGGGTTCCTTTGCACAGTTTTGCAAAGTACAAGACCACCAATGTCTTCCTCGACCACAACACCTAACATGGGAAGCATCTGCTGCTTATATGTTAGTTGCTGCTACCGCATACAGAATGTTACATCATTGGAAACCAAACGATGTAAAACCTGGGGATGTGGTTCTTATCTGGGGTGGAGCCGGTGGACTTGGTGCTATGGCAATCCAAATTGTAAAAGCAGCTGGTGGAATTCCCATCGCAGTTGTTTCTTCTGACGACAAAATTGATTTTTGTAAAAACTTAGGTGCTGCTGGTGTCATCAACCGTAACAAGTTCAAACACTGGGGTGGACTTACTTCCGATATCAACAAACCAGAAGCATTTGTGGAATGGACTAAACAAGCTCGTGAATTTGGAAAAGCGATTTGGGACATTGCTGGTAAAGGCAAAAACCCACAAATCGTATTTGAACATCCAGGCGAAACTACCCTTCCTACTTCTGTATTTGTTTGTGAAACAGGTGGTATGGTTGTGATTTGCGCGGGAACCACTGGTTTTAATGCAACAGCTGACTTACGTTATTTGTGGATGAGGCAGAAACGACTGCAAGGTTCTCACTTCGCAAACGACGACAACTGTCGTGACCTCAACCAATTGGTGATTGATAAAAAAGTGGATCCAGTTTTGGCACAAACTTTTACTTTCGATCAAACTGGCGAATGCCACCAATTGATGAGAGAAAACAAACATCCAGCAGGAAACATGTCAATCCTCGTTGGTGCAAAAACTACAGGACTTGGAAAGAAGTAA
- a CDS encoding LIC11086 family outer membrane transporter: protein MKHNVLILFFLFIFAGSIYSHHTGSSDSPNATARFVDPFTGKREKPTNYLVMTQDYYQSTRENSHLFTTTAFAEMNFYDGRFALNASVPWNYYQQRGREDAARIGKTYLGFKFQPFFDLDKPYFFVIEGSVGFPSGPDTDRFTGGNYYTGTGFVKLGYLYEKWSFVTKIGGLAPLSRPQPNNLQDNDGVPYYFRKLSASPPEPEYEFKKTTLISGYVTYYLMPEISLFTGLLYRNPYNGVDYSKEKDKLNPSYFTEASAGFSWNFSEKYNMSLAYRYPLQRDREYRLYQSAWTFAFSMEWGSD, encoded by the coding sequence ATGAAACATAATGTTTTAATTTTATTTTTTCTATTCATTTTCGCAGGATCAATATATTCGCATCACACAGGTTCGTCGGATAGTCCTAATGCGACCGCAAGATTTGTGGATCCTTTTACGGGAAAGAGAGAAAAGCCAACTAACTATTTAGTGATGACTCAAGATTATTATCAGTCTACTCGCGAAAATAGTCATCTCTTTACAACGACAGCCTTCGCTGAAATGAATTTTTATGACGGGAGATTTGCGCTCAATGCCTCCGTACCTTGGAACTATTACCAACAAAGAGGAAGAGAAGATGCAGCAAGGATTGGCAAAACGTATCTTGGTTTTAAATTCCAACCCTTTTTTGATTTAGATAAACCTTACTTTTTTGTAATTGAAGGGTCGGTTGGTTTTCCAAGTGGACCGGATACGGACCGCTTTACTGGAGGAAATTATTATACAGGTACGGGGTTTGTCAAACTTGGGTATTTGTATGAGAAGTGGTCCTTTGTGACAAAAATTGGTGGACTGGCTCCACTCTCACGTCCTCAACCAAACAACTTACAAGACAATGATGGTGTCCCATATTATTTTAGAAAACTTTCGGCATCACCTCCTGAGCCGGAGTATGAGTTTAAAAAAACTACTCTCATTTCTGGTTATGTGACGTATTATTTGATGCCAGAAATTTCTCTCTTTACGGGGTTATTGTATCGAAATCCATACAACGGGGTTGATTATTCGAAAGAAAAAGATAAATTGAATCCATCCTACTTTACCGAAGCAAGTGCAGGATTCTCTTGGAATTTTTCAGAAAAATATAATATGAGTTTAGCGTATCGATACCCTTTGCAGAGAGATCGTGAGTATCGACTCTACCAATCTGCATGGACATTTGCCTTCTCAATGGAGTGGGGAAGCGATTGA
- a CDS encoding MbnH family di-heme enzyme encodes MKFFHPTIFFLVSFFISCNVLPFQKKEKNNDMLLLALGILANASDWVWDLPPGFPVPNVPADNPMSKAKVELGRHLFYEKKLSGNETMACSSCHFQSLAFADGKDFPSGITNQSHPRNAQHLSNVAYMPRLTWSNPKMTSLELQARAPMFGESPVELGLQNNNFLSALSSNPIYQPMFERAFGGSGITEQNVRYALASFQRSMISGNSKYDQYTFRNNKSALNASEIRGLNLFNGETAECFHCHGGFNFTDTSFHGGAKEEFFYHSNGIHTDAYYAGLASSKRGLFDLTGVASDTGKFRAPSLRNIGVTYPYMHDGSFMCDNANNPNITAGKTKVDCARDALTKVVDHYRSGGQTHSGKDGALIRAFTISDSQRDDMVNFLLALTDDEFLSNPKFASPF; translated from the coding sequence ATGAAATTTTTTCATCCCACCATTTTCTTTTTGGTAAGTTTTTTCATTAGCTGTAATGTCCTCCCATTTCAGAAAAAAGAAAAAAACAATGATATGTTGTTGTTAGCTCTTGGAATTTTGGCTAATGCTTCTGACTGGGTTTGGGATTTACCTCCCGGTTTTCCAGTACCAAATGTTCCTGCGGACAATCCTATGTCCAAAGCCAAAGTAGAGCTTGGTAGACATTTATTTTATGAAAAGAAATTGTCAGGGAATGAAACAATGGCCTGTAGCAGTTGCCATTTTCAATCTTTAGCTTTTGCAGATGGAAAGGATTTTCCCAGTGGGATTACAAACCAATCCCATCCAAGAAACGCCCAACATCTTTCTAACGTAGCATATATGCCAAGGCTCACTTGGAGTAATCCAAAAATGACAAGTTTGGAATTACAAGCACGTGCTCCTATGTTTGGTGAATCACCTGTGGAGTTGGGTTTACAGAATAATAATTTTTTAAGTGCATTGTCTTCCAATCCCATTTACCAACCGATGTTTGAACGTGCTTTTGGAGGTTCTGGAATTACCGAACAAAATGTACGTTATGCCCTTGCTAGTTTCCAAAGATCGATGATTTCTGGAAATTCCAAGTATGACCAATACACTTTTAGGAATAACAAATCTGCTTTAAATGCTTCAGAAATAAGGGGACTCAATTTATTTAATGGAGAAACTGCAGAATGTTTTCATTGTCATGGAGGGTTTAATTTTACTGACACTTCCTTTCATGGGGGAGCAAAGGAAGAATTCTTTTATCATAGCAATGGAATTCATACGGATGCCTATTATGCTGGATTAGCAAGCAGTAAACGCGGGTTATTCGATTTGACAGGAGTGGCATCCGATACAGGAAAATTTCGTGCCCCATCCTTACGAAATATTGGTGTTACTTATCCTTATATGCATGATGGATCTTTTATGTGTGATAATGCAAACAATCCTAATATTACAGCCGGAAAAACAAAGGTGGATTGTGCACGGGATGCACTGACGAAAGTTGTAGACCATTATCGTTCGGGAGGGCAAACACATAGTGGAAAAGATGGGGCGCTTATCCGGGCCTTTACGATCTCAGATTCACAAAGAGATGATATGGTGAATTTCCTTTTAGCTCTTACCGATGATGAGTTTTTATCGAATCCCAAGTTTGCGAGTCCCTTTTGA
- a CDS encoding MbnP family copper-binding protein: protein MNLFKTFFIFILVTGFISCNPNSKSDDKDTLTLLALAWPQPVSLEFEALANGKKISSGSNTLADARTVRFSDFRLFISEIKLVRADGSTSEVSFATDNVWQSNGVALVDLETSKTTETNTKVLGTVAPGTYTGIQFTVGVPESLNHLDKNVQPAPLNVSSMYWAWTSGYKHANIEFSYDGTNYTLLHLGSTNCSGAPNYGNCTKKFRTSVQLTGQINPGNQKISLDVDKLFTGHTYGAMGMCMPGDASATCQPLIRAFGLNDTNGAADGTYAQRIFSLK, encoded by the coding sequence ATGAATTTATTTAAAACATTTTTTATTTTCATTTTGGTAACAGGATTTATATCTTGTAATCCAAATTCCAAATCCGATGACAAGGATACTCTGACACTTTTAGCTTTGGCATGGCCCCAACCAGTGAGTTTAGAATTTGAAGCGCTAGCAAACGGGAAAAAGATTTCCTCTGGTTCCAATACCCTTGCAGATGCACGTACAGTTCGTTTTAGTGATTTCAGGTTGTTTATCTCGGAAATTAAGTTAGTACGTGCAGATGGATCAACATCAGAGGTGTCCTTTGCAACTGACAATGTTTGGCAATCTAATGGTGTTGCTCTTGTTGATTTAGAAACTTCAAAAACAACTGAAACTAATACGAAAGTATTAGGCACTGTTGCTCCAGGAACTTATACAGGAATCCAATTTACTGTCGGAGTTCCTGAATCATTAAACCATTTGGATAAAAATGTTCAACCAGCACCACTTAATGTTAGTTCAATGTATTGGGCTTGGACCAGTGGATACAAACATGCAAATATTGAGTTCAGTTATGACGGAACAAATTATACTTTATTGCATCTTGGATCAACTAATTGTAGTGGTGCACCTAACTATGGAAATTGTACAAAAAAATTCCGTACTTCAGTGCAGCTAACAGGTCAAATAAATCCAGGAAATCAGAAAATTTCTCTAGATGTAGATAAACTGTTTACTGGTCATACCTATGGGGCAATGGGTATGTGTATGCCTGGTGATGCTTCTGCAACATGTCAACCTCTAATCCGAGCATTTGGATTGAATGATACTAATGGTGCGGCTGATGGAACTTATGCGCAAAGGATCTTTAGCTTAAAGTAA
- a CDS encoding LIC_11090 family protein, translated as MLYKRWIAGSLALFLCTQFLFLGSGLLGYCVESASKICQCNHGSKKEKHGNSEDQLFSEDRETSVAVTSSHEHENSSEETLKPSCHDAKSGEAHLCSCKKQKKDAVSLRMHHQTMDRPNLTIILVPSSDIIYTMSESPSALLEGKIPTLLRPPRI; from the coding sequence ATGCTCTACAAACGGTGGATTGCCGGTAGTTTGGCCCTTTTTCTTTGCACTCAATTCCTTTTTTTAGGGAGTGGGCTGCTTGGCTATTGTGTGGAGTCTGCATCTAAAATTTGTCAGTGTAATCATGGTTCCAAAAAGGAAAAACATGGGAACTCTGAGGATCAACTTTTTTCCGAGGATCGGGAAACTTCCGTTGCTGTCACATCTTCTCATGAACACGAAAACAGTTCGGAAGAGACGCTCAAACCTAGCTGTCATGATGCAAAATCGGGAGAAGCCCATCTCTGCTCCTGTAAAAAACAAAAAAAAGATGCAGTTTCATTGAGAATGCATCACCAAACAATGGATCGACCAAACCTAACAATCATTTTGGTTCCATCTTCTGATATCATTTATACAATGTCTGAGTCTCCTTCCGCTCTTTTGGAAGGAAAAATCCCTACTTTACTAAGACCACCTCGTATCTAA
- a CDS encoding LB_289 family protein: MKRTELERRERELRKAEKKKILPGQKEAMSVGDYIDALFGMFRYDSDEIFNASDDENILELLENMKMEHPEKQWDVIIRKAVNKTKVEQKEKAYESLRILAGIPAVTA, translated from the coding sequence ATGAAACGCACGGAACTAGAACGCAGGGAAAGAGAACTGCGAAAGGCAGAAAAGAAAAAGATCCTACCTGGTCAAAAAGAGGCCATGAGCGTAGGGGATTACATTGACGCCCTTTTTGGAATGTTTCGCTATGATTCGGATGAGATTTTTAATGCATCCGATGACGAAAACATTTTAGAACTTCTGGAAAACATGAAAATGGAACACCCAGAAAAACAGTGGGATGTAATCATCCGAAAAGCAGTCAATAAAACCAAAGTCGAACAAAAAGAAAAGGCTTACGAGTCACTTCGTATCCTGGCAGGAATTCCTGCAGTCACTGCTTAA